Proteins from one Plasmodium cynomolgi strain B DNA, chromosome 10, whole genome shotgun sequence genomic window:
- a CDS encoding arf GTP-ase activating protein (putative), translating to MHMANKSNNSYQRDIEYITKIKGNNKCADCGAKCPRWASINLGIVICIEIMQNWIKNKYEKKLYAPANRKEPYQYYVEGVDPTSCLPQLAPANAEVK from the exons ATGCATATGGCCAACAAGAGCAACAACTCCTACCAACGTGATATAGAATACATTaccaaaataaaaggaaacaacaaatgTGCCGACTGTGGGGCGAAGTGCCCAAGGTGGGCAAGCATCAACTTGGGCATCGTAATATGCATAGA AATTATGCAAAActggataaaaaataagtatgaAAAGAAGTTGTACGCGCCCGCGAATAGGAAGGAGCCCTACCAGTATTACGTAGAAG GGGTGGACCCCACAAGTTGCCTCCCACAGCTGGCCCCCGCGAACGCGGAAGTGAAGTGA
- a CDS encoding hypothetical protein (putative): DYINGKKADSNHGEGELNGDFLLLHKADITAVVFSGCKKEEKNLLSEVFQNEGTHNRGPKSEGYILLDKQVDQYEMLNIQCTFKVQKNFDKTKLVILLVKQLEKECVNMEGKKYACHGTVQDLKEDETFIFTNELEDNLVISKVSFLFVNLIPFNGYYTFDLLITDGNNFVKIDFFKMYLHFFNHLPIVQYPLGEKENAVVRSVMRKELHRRDHMYTHKHVVHTHKDYYSLPIIRKRSVICGKAKPKMVNPVMPMALVTLLFLLFLIHMYFIFPHLKYNMKNMNTSYFNYAFLFSFVCVMLLFVLYDLFFNLLQMLYIFPFVFSLFLVFFYKALNALREYRKSAS, encoded by the coding sequence GATTATATCAATGGGAAGAAAGCAGATAGTAACCACGGAGAGGGGGAACTGAATGGCGATTTTCTGCTCCTACACAAGGCAGACATCACCGCCGTGGTGTTCTCGGGCTgtaagaaggaggaaaagaatttGCTCAGTGaggttttccaaaatgaggGCACGCACAATAGAGGTCCAAAGTCAGAGGGGTACATTTTACTAGACAAGCAGGTCGACCAGTACGAAATGTTAAATATTCAGTGTACATTTAAAGTACAGAAAAATTTCGATAAGACAAAGTTGGTCATTCTTTTGGTGAAGCAACTGGAGAAAGAGTGTGTCAACATGGagggtaaaaaatatgcgtGCCACGGAACAGTGCAAGATTTAAAAGAAGATGAaacgtttatttttaccaaCGAGTTGGAGGACAATTTAGTCATTTCGAAGGTgtcctttttgtttgttaATTTGATACCGTTTAATGGGTACTACACATTTGACCTCTTAATAACAGATGggaataattttgtaaaaattgatttcttcaaaatgtacttgcatttttttaaccactTACCGATCGTACAGTACCCCCTgggcgaaaaagaaaacgctGTAGTTCGGAGCGTCATGAGAAAGGAACTACACAGAAGGGACCACATGTATACGCATAAACACGTGGTACATACGCACAAGGATTATTACTCTCTTCCTATAATACGGAAAAGAAGCGTAATTTGTGGAAAGGCTAAACCCAAGATGGTAAATCCAGTTATGCCCATGGCACTCGTCACTTTGTtatttctcctctttttaatccatatgtattttattttcccccatttgaagTACAACATGAAGAATATGAACACGAGTTATTTTAACTAcgcttttttgttttcctttgtGTGTGTAAtgcttttgtttgttttgtatgatttgttttttaaccTCCTTCAAATgctttatattttcccctttgtgttttccctttttttggtatttttttacaaagctTTGAATGCTTTACGTGAGTACAGGAAAAGCGCTTCC
- a CDS encoding hypothetical protein (putative) — MLKKEEKNYYFSQSVIFHMLRKHYGNAIYEYVTNEKIPLDVYINLRNNDQQKNVAIEFNGRTHYVLVLTKGGYSTDAVHYTMKQNCNTKYKMWILSNLNFYTISVPYYYWNGLHECQKEQHLLHAMQIL; from the coding sequence atgctcaaaaaggaggaaaaaaattactactTTAGCCAGAGTGTCATATTCCACATGTTGAGAAAACACTACGGCAATGCAATCTATGAATACGTAACGAACGAAAAAATTCCTCTAGATGTGTACATCAATCTGCGTAATAATGatcagcaaaaaaatgtcgcCATCGAGTTTAATGGTAGGACACACTACGTCTTAGTGCTCACCAAAGGGGGGTACTCAACAGACGCTGTGCACTACACAATGAAACAAAACTGCAATACCAAGTATAAAATGTGGATCCTCTCGaacttaaatttttacacCATTTCTGTTCCGTATTACTACTGGAATGGGTTGCACGAATGTCAGAAGGAGCAACACTTGCTTCATGCGATGCAGATCCTTTAA
- a CDS encoding serine/threonine-protein kinase Nek1 (putative): protein MNVVNELRVRIRKDTGRNERALIEVSVHPFIVRYKEAFLEDNILYVAMDFCSKGDLSKYIKRYKKTNTLIPERKIKRWLLQIITAIKFMHDRKLIHRDLKCNNIFLDDEERAKVGDFGLAKIFENTEQTNTLCGTIGYMAPEICRNVAYSFPADIWSLGVILYELMSLRHPFKSEHSNMLSTAQKICEEEVCAVGRQNGKNIQKNGSNMEQIWRKSGANVAQCGDNVAPKL from the exons atgaacgtcGTGAACGAGCTGCGAGTACGCATTCGAAAGGACACGGGGAGGAACGAGCGC GCATTAATCGAGGTGTCCGTGCACCCATTCATCGTGCGATATAAAGAAGCGTTCCTGGAGGACAACATTTTGTACGTCGCTATGGACTTCTGCTCCA AAGGAGATTTAagtaaatacataaaaaggtataaaaaaacgaacacgTTGATTCCcgagaggaaaataaaaagatggCTCTTACAGATAATTACTGCGATCAAATTTATGCACGACAGGAAACTTATACATAGGG acTTAAAATGCAACAATATATTTCTGGATGATGAAGAGAGGGCTAAGGTGGGCGACTTTGGGCTCGCCAAAATTTTTGAGAACACagaacaaacaaatacaTTGTGTGGAACCATTGGGTACATGGCTCCCGAGATTTGCAGG AACGTGGCCTACAGCTTCCCTGCGGACATATGGTCCCTTGGCGTGATACTGTACGAGCTCATGAGCCTCCGGCACCCCTTCAAGTCGGAGCATTCCAACATGTTATCAACAGCCCAGAAAATTTGCGAAGAGGAGGTATGCGCAGTGGGGaggcaaaacggaaaaaatatccaaaaaaatggctcaAATATGGAGCAAATATGGCGCAAAAGTGGCGCAAATGTGGCACAATGTGGCGATAACGTTGCCCCTAAGTTATGA
- a CDS encoding hypothetical protein (putative): protein MVNKQLPPKVLEPIVQNKIVEVPKEVYLEKIVEVPQIKTVERIVEQIRPVIKYKNVYKTKTVYVEKIKNVDRIIYQEKIVEVPQIKTIEKIVEVPVYVDRERIITVPRYMVVEKVIPVLKTTKKESVESKEEIQIEDLKQNQTTNVIHEKDIQLLNELNIQKMHSSATLNAEADQDTTADTIHNENFCSTVSCKFLPTYDNFPKMQSSMCNGFPEREKRFSSLSIYKSKDAGFPKIRISKTPQFIQRNCYCNYA, encoded by the exons ATGGTGAACAAACAATTGCCACCGAAAGTGTTGGAGCCAATTGTACAGAATAAAATTGTTGAAGTGCCCAAGGAAGTGTAtctggaaaaaattgtggaggTCCCTCAAATCAAGACAGTCGAAAGGATAGTGGAGCAAATAAGGCCAGTCATtaagtacaaaaatgtgtacaaaaCGAAGACAGTATATGTtgagaagataaaaaatgtggatagGATTATATatcaagaaaaaattgtggaagtcccacaaataaaaacgatcgaaaaaattgttgaagTGCCAGTTTACGTTGATAGGGAAAGAATCATAACCGTGCCAAGGTACATGGTCGTAGAGAAAGTAATCCCCGTTTTGAAAActaccaaaaaggaaagc GTAGAAAGTAAGGAGGAAATTCAGATAGAGGACTTGAAACAAAACCAGACAACTAACGTTATCCACGAAAAAGATATTCAACTCCTGAACGAACTAAACATCCAGAAGATGCATTCCAGTGCAACACTCAATGCTGAAGCTGATCAGGACACTACCGCGGATACTATCCATAATGAGAATTTTTGCTCAACCGTCAGCTGCAAATTTTTGCCCACGTATGATAACTTCCCCAAAATGCAATCTTCCATGTGTAATGGATTTccggaaagggaaaaaaggttCTCAAgcttaagcatatacaaatCCAAGGACGCGGGGTTCCCCAAAATTAGGATTTCCAAGACGCCTCAGTTTATTCAGAGAAACTGCTACTGCAACTACGCCTGA
- a CDS encoding hypothetical protein (putative), translating into MLLRSCLLFLSFGLKFIFAFKSSTPLLPSLFLNASLSLQVNGHNGVCKNKRNFSLYGVPKKKSSHRRTRRRKVAWMKKNPAKLYRTSSYDMDEIMRYTDRKLTAHYTTRDSWLNLPPTTLINDFFLFREIRS; encoded by the exons TTGGcctgaaatttatttttgcatttaaatCGAGTACTCCCCTATTGCCAAGTCTATTTTTGAACGCTTCACTGAGTTTGCAAGTCAATGGCCATAACGGcgtgtgcaaaaataaaaggaatttttcGTTGTATGGAGTtccgaagaaaaaaagttcgcatcgaagaacaagaagaaggaaagtCGCGtggatgaagaagaacccCGCCAAGTTATACAGG ACTAGCTCCTACGACATGGATGAAATAATGCGGTACACTGACAGGAAACTGACGGCGCACTACACAACGAGAGATAGCTGGCTAAACCTCCCTCCAACAACCCTaattaatgatttttttttgtttagaGAAATAAGAAGTTGA